In Agrobacterium tumefaciens, a single genomic region encodes these proteins:
- a CDS encoding glycosyltransferase family 25 protein has translation MHILPKSQRKLAIFLINMDSATKRLTDMNARLDAMGLKAERVAGVNGRELKYPIPEFSEISNMLMHGRRTSPPEIGCYLSHVTCANKFTDSDADIALILEDDVVFEDDFLDAIDEAVLNGGDWDILRLTTVSNGRKFAFRPLSNGRSLAVALTREKGSGAYLVNRRAGKWISKLIPMRLAYDIAFDLEYLSGLKAAFIYPLCATQDADGESQIQNNLRIYRLPRWRYFTVLPYRAYLETSRFLLRGIRFLMAKAKVAMEGGKTKAVPAGK, from the coding sequence TTGCACATATTGCCGAAAAGCCAGCGCAAGCTTGCCATTTTCCTGATCAACATGGACAGCGCCACAAAGCGCCTGACCGACATGAACGCCCGCCTCGATGCCATGGGGCTGAAGGCGGAGCGCGTTGCCGGCGTCAATGGCAGGGAGCTGAAATATCCGATCCCGGAATTCAGCGAAATTTCCAATATGCTCATGCATGGCCGCCGCACCTCGCCGCCGGAAATCGGCTGTTATCTCAGCCATGTCACCTGCGCCAATAAATTCACTGATAGCGATGCCGATATCGCGCTCATCCTTGAGGACGACGTGGTCTTCGAGGATGATTTTCTTGATGCCATTGATGAAGCGGTTTTGAACGGCGGTGATTGGGATATTCTGCGGCTGACGACGGTCAGCAACGGCCGCAAATTTGCATTCCGCCCATTGTCCAATGGCCGATCGCTGGCAGTCGCGCTTACCCGGGAAAAAGGATCGGGCGCCTATCTCGTTAACCGCCGCGCCGGAAAATGGATATCGAAACTCATCCCCATGCGGCTCGCCTACGACATCGCCTTCGATCTCGAATATCTTTCCGGCCTGAAGGCCGCCTTCATCTATCCGCTCTGCGCCACACAGGATGCGGATGGCGAAAGCCAGATCCAGAACAATCTGCGCATCTATCGCCTGCCGCGCTGGCGTTATTTCACCGTTCTGCCCTATCGCGCCTATCTGGAAACCAGCCGGTTTCTGCTGCGCGGCATCCGCTTCTTGATGGCAAAGGCGAAGGTGGCAATGGAAGGCGGCAAGACCAAAGCCGTTCCAGCCGGCAAATGA
- the betI gene encoding choline-binding transcriptional repressor BetI, which translates to MRLTRISDIRRAELRRAAFDVLQREGMAGSTLEKVAAQAGASKGIVLHYFASKQELFEHAMREANARLKEAVVTRLNRAKTPRGRLDAIIDGNFDEDFFQPSICHAWLSLCAEVPREPQLARIQKVIHARMRSNLLSALTHLVPKEEAETVALGITTLIDGLWLRSGLQSGGLTREEAMEQMRDYLAHRLPAS; encoded by the coding sequence ATGCGACTGACCAGAATAAGCGATATTCGCAGGGCGGAACTCAGGCGGGCGGCTTTCGACGTGCTGCAGCGGGAAGGCATGGCGGGTTCGACGCTTGAAAAAGTCGCTGCGCAAGCCGGAGCCTCCAAGGGGATCGTGCTGCATTACTTCGCCAGCAAGCAGGAACTGTTTGAACATGCCATGCGGGAAGCCAATGCCAGGCTGAAAGAAGCCGTGGTAACGCGTCTCAATCGAGCCAAGACGCCGAGGGGCCGGCTCGATGCCATCATTGACGGGAATTTTGACGAAGATTTCTTTCAGCCTTCGATCTGTCACGCCTGGCTCTCGCTTTGCGCCGAGGTTCCGCGAGAGCCGCAACTGGCCCGTATCCAGAAGGTGATCCATGCGCGTATGCGGTCCAATCTTCTCTCCGCGCTGACGCATCTCGTGCCGAAGGAGGAAGCCGAAACAGTTGCGCTCGGGATCACGACGCTTATCGACGGGCTCTGGCTACGCTCCGGATTGCAGTCGGGCGGTTTGACACGGGAAGAGGCGATGGAGCAGATGCGGGACTATCTAGCCCACAGGTTACCGGCTTCGTGA